One Pseudomonas muyukensis DNA segment encodes these proteins:
- the tssK gene encoding type VI secretion system baseplate subunit TssK, which yields MSWNNRVVWSEGMFITTQHFQQHDRYLEHFVDTRSRPLSAAAWGFSELLVDQGLLAQGKLAILSARGLLPDGTPFDIPRDDLPPPPLEIADELRDGVIYLGLPLKRAGARDTVDDGEALDGARYISRVSEVRDDNAPFENRAPLALGSRALRLLRGEDGLSDYAALGVVRVREKRADRALVLDDSYIPPLLDVTANNALSGFRGELLGLLHQRGEALAGRVVASANGGASEIADFMLLQLVNRAQPLVEHLNQLTPLHPERLYSELVALAGEFATFTRDGRRPEAFPVYQHDDLAATFAPVMVALREALSMLIDSKAVAIPLVEKAYGIHVGMLADRSLLDSASFILVVRADVPSETLRSRFGQQSKIGSVEHIRDLVNLQLPGIGLLPLPVAPRQIPFHAGSTYFELDRGSEHWKQLQHSGGFAFYVAGEFPGLNLAFWAIRG from the coding sequence ATGTCCTGGAACAATCGCGTGGTCTGGTCGGAAGGGATGTTCATCACGACCCAGCACTTCCAGCAGCATGACCGCTACCTGGAGCACTTCGTCGATACCCGCAGCCGGCCGTTGAGCGCCGCTGCCTGGGGCTTCTCGGAGCTGCTCGTCGACCAGGGCCTGCTGGCCCAGGGCAAGCTGGCGATCCTCAGTGCCCGCGGCCTGCTGCCCGACGGCACGCCGTTCGATATCCCCCGTGACGACCTGCCGCCGCCGCCGCTGGAGATTGCCGACGAGCTGCGCGATGGCGTGATCTACCTGGGCCTGCCGCTCAAGCGCGCCGGCGCCCGCGACACCGTCGACGACGGCGAGGCGCTGGACGGTGCGCGCTACATCAGCCGGGTCAGCGAGGTGCGCGACGACAACGCGCCGTTCGAGAACCGCGCGCCCCTGGCCCTGGGCAGCCGTGCCCTGCGCCTGCTGCGCGGCGAGGATGGCTTGAGCGACTACGCCGCGCTCGGCGTGGTGCGGGTGCGCGAGAAACGTGCCGACCGCGCCCTGGTGCTGGACGACAGCTACATCCCGCCACTGCTGGACGTCACCGCCAACAACGCGCTGTCGGGTTTTCGCGGCGAGCTGCTGGGCCTGCTGCACCAGCGCGGCGAGGCCTTGGCCGGGCGCGTGGTGGCCTCGGCCAACGGCGGCGCCTCGGAGATTGCCGACTTCATGCTGCTGCAACTGGTCAACCGCGCCCAGCCGCTGGTCGAGCACCTCAACCAGCTGACCCCGCTGCACCCCGAGCGCCTGTACAGCGAGCTGGTGGCGCTGGCCGGCGAGTTCGCCACCTTCACCCGCGACGGGCGGCGGCCCGAGGCGTTCCCGGTGTACCAGCACGACGACCTGGCGGCGACTTTCGCGCCGGTCATGGTGGCCCTGCGCGAGGCGCTGTCGATGCTGATCGACAGCAAGGCGGTGGCCATCCCGCTGGTGGAGAAAGCCTACGGCATCCACGTCGGCATGCTCGCCGACCGCAGCCTGCTGGACAGCGCCAGCTTCATCTTGGTGGTACGCGCCGACGTGCCCAGCGAGACCCTGCGCAGCCGCTTCGGCCAGCAGAGCAAGATCGGCTCGGTGGAGCACATTCGCGACCTGGTCAACCTGCAACTGCCGGGCATCGGCCTGCTGCCGCTGCCGGTGGCGCCACGGCAGATTCCGTTCCACGCCGGTTCCACCTATTTCGAACTCGACCGCGGCAGCGAGCACTGGAAGCAGCTGCAGCACTCCGGTGGTTTTGCCTTCTACGTCGCCGGTGAGTTCCCCGGCCTGAACCTGGCCTTCTGGGCGATTCGGGGATAA
- the tssJ gene encoding type VI secretion system lipoprotein TssJ gives MSATRLIAALAIVLLSACSKDTPVEAAAPAAAPATGITLYFSAAAGLNPGAGGSPAPVRVRIFELKNSAAFSRADYFALAERAPATLAADLIDQDEVLLQPGEQLRLERPLDPATRQVGLVVGYREIDQAQWRSVLPVPPRDYQISLDVRAVRSAVATPQPEPAR, from the coding sequence ATGAGTGCAACAAGACTGATCGCAGCCCTGGCCATCGTGCTGCTCAGTGCCTGCAGCAAGGACACGCCGGTCGAAGCCGCCGCCCCCGCCGCGGCGCCGGCCACGGGCATCACCCTGTACTTCAGCGCCGCCGCCGGGCTCAACCCTGGGGCCGGTGGCAGCCCAGCGCCGGTACGGGTGCGCATCTTCGAGCTGAAGAACAGCGCCGCGTTCAGCCGCGCCGACTACTTCGCCCTGGCCGAGCGCGCCCCGGCGACCCTGGCCGCCGACCTGATCGACCAGGACGAAGTGCTGCTGCAACCTGGCGAGCAACTGCGCCTGGAGCGCCCGCTCGACCCGGCCACCCGCCAGGTCGGCCTGGTGGTCGGCTACCGCGAGATCGACCAGGCCCAGTGGCGCAGCGTGCTGCCGGTGCCGCCCCGCGATTATCAGATCAGCCTCGATGTGCGCGCCGTGCGCAGTGCCGTGGCCACCCCACAACCTGAGCCTGCCCGCTAG